From the genome of Litoribacterium kuwaitense:
TGACGCCGCCTTTTTGCATGTCCGCCATCCCTCGTTTTACTCGCTCTGTACCTGTATTCATGTTCACGCCCCCTGTTCATTTTGTTCGATGTGTTGTATGCCTTGCGCCTGATATGGCTACTTACGAAACTTCCCAAAAATCTGATATAGTTCTTCTATAATGGACAATGACAGAATCGTTGGTGGTTTATCATTGTCCCCGCTCATCATAGTTGTTGATGTGTTCATATTTCCTCTTCTCTTTACTCGTCCTGACGCGCATTCTCATTCCAGTAATAGCTGTCCGGCAAATAACGTTCTCCGAATACTTTTGTCCCTACACGAACGATCGTCGCTCCTTCTTCAATCGCCACCTTGAAATCACCAGACATGCCCATCGAGAGAACATCCATTTCTACACGCGGGAAACTTCTCTCTTGAATTTGCGCTTGTATAGATTTCAACAATCGGAAGCAGTGCCGCGTCTCTTCGTTGGTTGCATTCAGCTTACCAATCGTCATCAAACCTTTTATATTTAACGTTTCAAACTGGGACAGCTGCTCTACGAATTCCAAGGCTGATTCAGGGGAAGCTCCAAACTTGCTCTCCTCGTAGGACGTATTGATTTGCACTAGAATATCCATCGTCTTGTTCTCTTTAACAAGCTGCTGATGCAGAGCCTTCCCTAATTTCAAACGGTCGACAGAATGTATGAGCGTCACATATTTGATGACATCCTTCACTTTGTTCGTCTGTAAATGTCCGATAAAATGCCATTCCACCCGATGATATTGCTGCATAAGCGGGAATTTTCCTCGAAGCTCCTGAGCCTTGTTTTCCCCAAACAGAACCTCTCCCGCCTGCATCGCCATTTGCAATTTTTCAAACGGTACCGTTTTTGTCGCAAGCAATAGTTTCACATCCTCAGGGTTACGCCCGGAAGCTTGGCAAGCCAATTCCATCTGCTGTCTCACGCTTTTAAGATTCTCTTCAACTAAATTGCTCATGATCCGTCTCTCCTTCTTCACCACTCTCGTCAAAAGCTCCGCATGCCCCGCTCATCACGTCAATCTGCGGCTTCATAATCATACATTCGTTAGCAGCGTATGATCACCAAACAATCGTCAGTGCGGATGATGATTTCTACAATCACTCGCCTGATCCGTAAACGCCTGCCTCTAGGATGCCCTTCGTCACTATCGCTTGAGAACGGACGAGCCATTGAATCATAGAACTGAGCCCCTCTTCGCTATAGCCCTGTTGCTTTGACAACCTCCGCACGCGTCAACTGCTGCAATCCAATATCGCTACTTAGCATTTGATCTCTTTACAAAGGCTGTACTACCGGCGTGTTGTCTGCATCCCGATGTGTGTTTGAGGAACACAACAATAGCATAGCAAGATATGGTTTGTTTATATATATCCAAAAACGTTATATTTGAGCAATCCATAAAAGGACCACGAGATCATCATGTCTCTGCGGTCTATTTTTGTTGAACGATGCGCATGACGATATACAGTGTTTCCACGGTGAATCTCCAAATAGCAACCGGAGGATTTGGCTTTGTCACACGAAATATAACCTCACTTATCATGAAATGCGTGTGAAGACGATCTGCATACTCTGCGTTATCCGTGCCAATAATCTCTTATGTTCTAGTGTCCACCATGCCTGGCGCACAAAAAAAGACGCTCATTTTAATTGAACGTCTGCATTTTATAGCATCTATTAAGTGCTAATGCATAACCCTCTTGTATTCCCCCTCACCCGTTCAATTCCAACTGAACCTGCACCTATTCACCATTTGGGACAAAGTGTGCATGCTTGTGCGAACTAAGGATTTCTATAGCAACATTATCGCCTCCACACTAGAAAGTATGCAGGTGATTGATCGATCGCTAACCTTAAACTAGAGCTATATTCAGGTTCTTTCCCTTTAAAGAATTGACACCTAAAAATTTGCATCTCCTTGTTTATCTGGTTGATGTAAAAGGGGAAAGCCCCCCGCTGATTCATTACCAAATTGCCGCCCATCATTTGAATGTTTAAGGAAATTAAGCAAACTGAGAAACAACTTAAAGAAGTAAACAAACGATTTGCTAATATCCTAACTCTGCATACAAAGGGCATATCGTAATAGGGCAATTGAAGGCTCGAAATAAACGAATAGTCAAACAACAGAAGTTGCAGACAAAAAAGCTGAGCATCAATCCGCTCTATCTACTAGAAAAGATACTACGAAGAATTACATTCTTTAAAAAGGAAATAGAACGTTTTGCTAACCTTGACATTGACGATGAACAGGTATTAAAGCAAGTTCTACAAAGACTCATTAACCAGATAGAAGTTTATGAGAAAGGAAAGATTAAAATACAGTACAGCCTTCCCCCTCACTTCCTTCTTAATTTAAAACAAGCTTCACTATAAACTCCACATGGGTTTTGACTATAATATGATACACATATTCACACCATATTTCAGTGAGACGAAACATGTCTTATAATGCAGATTTAATAATTTTTAAAATCGCTTTTGCTACAGCAGAATGTCCTGCACCATTTATCTGATTTGTAGTTCCGGTAAAGTATAAATCCGTATCAGGATTATACCACGCAAATGAACCAGTTTGTCCCCAAAACCCTACAACCTCTGTTATCGGTTTGAACGGGGAGACAATTCTTGGAATGAAAAGTTTTTCCAATCCTATGCCATAGAAAAAAAGACTAGGTGGAGGCAAGATTAAATTCCACTTTTTCAACTTTTCTATATCTTCTTTTGGGAAAAAATGCCCCTTGAAAAATTCTTTTAAAAAGAACATTGATTCCTCCGCTGTAGAAACAATTCCACCTTCAGGTGTTACTGATACCATGTAATTCGGAATCCATATTTTCTTCGATTTATAATAGAAGGGGACTGGTTTATTATCAGAACTGTCTTTATATGCATAGGTATGCTTCAAACCAAGCTCATCAAAAATAAACTCTTGAAATACTTCACCAATATCCATTCGGGTAATAATTTCAATAATTCGACCGAGCAGTTGATAGTTAGTATCGGAATATGCAGCTTTCCCCT
Proteins encoded in this window:
- a CDS encoding serine hydrolase domain-containing protein — encoded protein: MGTKIEEEFLNHAIKEIGNKKGVFSTVFCVESGDNSFSWTGAAGDMQKDSQYFIASVTKLYVTAVVMRLIEEGRIELHDKISNYLPEELMEGLHVLKGVDYSNDITVKHLISNTSGIPDYFFHKQPDGKTSASELLDGKDGSWDLEKTIKLVKELSPNFVPGKKGKAAYSDTNYQLLGRIIEIITRMDIGEVFQEFIFDELGLKHTYAYKDSSDNKPVPFYYKSKKIWIPNYMVSVTPEGGIVSTAEESMFFLKEFFKGHFFPKEDIEKLKKWNLILPPPSLFFYGIGLEKLFIPRIVSPFKPITEVVGFWGQTGSFAWYNPDTDLYFTGTTNQINGAGHSAVAKAILKIIKSAL
- a CDS encoding YggS family pyridoxal phosphate-dependent enzyme; amino-acid sequence: MSNLVEENLKSVRQQMELACQASGRNPEDVKLLLATKTVPFEKLQMAMQAGEVLFGENKAQELRGKFPLMQQYHRVEWHFIGHLQTNKVKDVIKYVTLIHSVDRLKLGKALHQQLVKENKTMDILVQINTSYEESKFGASPESALEFVEQLSQFETLNIKGLMTIGKLNATNEETRHCFRLLKSIQAQIQERSFPRVEMDVLSMGMSGDFKVAIEEGATIVRVGTKVFGERYLPDSYYWNENARQDE